A part of Rhodoflexus caldus genomic DNA contains:
- a CDS encoding PAAR domain-containing protein has translation MSKPAARVSDMHTCPMSDGPKPHVGGPILPPGVPTVLIGGLPAATVGCMCTCTGPPDTIILGSATVLIGGKPAARMGDSTAHGGLIVFGCPTVFIGG, from the coding sequence ATGAGCAAACCTGCCGCCAGAGTATCCGATATGCACACCTGTCCGATGTCTGACGGGCCGAAGCCTCACGTAGGAGGGCCTATTTTGCCACCGGGAGTTCCTACGGTATTGATTGGAGGCCTTCCTGCTGCCACAGTGGGCTGTATGTGCACTTGCACAGGCCCTCCTGATACTATTATATTAGGTTCTGCAACAGTGTTGATTGGGGGCAAGCCCGCTGCACGTATGGGGGATTCTACGGCGCACGGTGGACTGATAGTTTTTGGTTGTCCTACCGTTTTTATTGGAGGATAG